From Salinicola endophyticus:
TCGGCGTACCCGTGCCCGCCCCGGGCCGAGCGAGGATGACGTAGGCTCCGGCGACGCCGATGCCTGAACCGGCGTCAGTCCGCCCCGCGCAGGGCCAGCCAGCGCCGGGCCAGCCACCCGCCCGCCCGCGCGATCTCGGCCGGCGTCGCCCCGGCATAGCCGAGCACCAGCCCGGCCTGAACGGGCGCACGCAGATAGTATTGCGATAGCGGCGAGAGCAGAATATCCGCCGCCGCAGCCTGCTCGACCAGCGCGCGCTCCTCATCGAGGGTGTCGAGCCGCGCCACTAGATGCATGCCCGCCTGCCCCGCCGAGAGCACCAGCCCACGCGCCACTGCCGGCGCCAACGCCTCACGCAGTGCAGCCTGGCGCTGGCGATAGCATTCGCGCATCTGCGCCACGTGACGCACGAAGTGCCCCTCGCCGATGAAGTCGGCCAGCGCCGCCTGTACCAGGTACTGCCCCTCCCGGTGCAGGCGCGCGTTGGCGCGCCGGAACGGCTCGACCAGAGTCTCCGGCAGTACCAGATAGCCCAGACGCAGGCCCGGATAGAGCACCTTGCTGAAGGTGCCGACATAGATCACCGGGGCCTCCTCGATCAGCCCCTGCAGCGAGGCGATCGGCGCGCTGGCGTAGCGGAACTCGCTGTCGTAGTCATCCTCGATGATCCACGCCCGATGGTGCCGGGCCAGTGCCAGCAGCGCCATGCGCCGGGCCAGCGGCAGCGTCACCCCGCACGGGTACTGGTGCGACGGCGTGACATAGATCAGCCGCGGCGCCGGGGTATCCGCCGCCAGCGCCGCCACGTTCATCCCTTCGGCGTCCACCGGTACCGGTTCGAGCGCGAGCCCGGCCGAGACGAAGCAGGATTGCGCACCGCCGTAGCCGGGCTCCTCCATCCACAGCGTATCGCCGACATCCGCCAGCAGCCGAGCCACCAGCTCGAAGCCCTGCTGGGCGCCCTGGGTGATCAGAATCTGCCCGGGATGGCAGCGCACCGAGCGCGACAGCCGCAGGTAGTCGCA
This genomic window contains:
- a CDS encoding PLP-dependent aminotransferase family protein; protein product: MAASQAHQLWIIEAIGLKLAASASHIDASNASLTLGQRLYAALRESIQSGALASGSQLPASRRLAAALGIGRNTVLGAVDRLVAEGFLQARPGSGVFVAEWQPPPPLAPRSRGEAPPQLSIRGRRVLDFERTLSGRHSAFAPGVPALDRFPRERWQRLLRRHQQRAPTAWFDYQSQGGVSALREALCDYLRLSRSVRCHPGQILITQGAQQGFELVARLLADVGDTLWMEEPGYGGAQSCFVSAGLALEPVPVDAEGMNVAALAADTPAPRLIYVTPSHQYPCGVTLPLARRMALLALARHHRAWIIEDDYDSEFRYASAPIASLQGLIEEAPVIYVGTFSKVLYPGLRLGYLVLPETLVEPFRRANARLHREGQYLVQAALADFIGEGHFVRHVAQMRECYRQRQAALREALAPAVARGLVLSAGQAGMHLVARLDTLDEERALVEQAAAADILLSPLSQYYLRAPVQAGLVLGYAGATPAEIARAGGWLARRWLALRGAD